Proteins encoded by one window of Candidatus Nitrosocosmicus hydrocola:
- a CDS encoding B12-binding domain-containing radical SAM protein, which yields MTNYRGNFLYGFIACGPYELVPEFVFDKLFCPSVETDKNTGEIKVAQCGLRRIESALTREYEKNEVFLAHPEMLDKCIGPQTKVVGINVMDPLGMAPVTTTMSPEKLSYVAMKFKKMCASIIQLKKKYDFKVVVGGNGSWELAKPERMKIHGIDTVVIGEADELALDLFHDLEAGDAPELLHTFVRNIENIPVIKGPTINSLIEAMRGCGRGCDFCDVNKRSKKDIPLNRLQEEAKINIKYGFDSIWLQSDEMLLYGCDNKDFIPNQDAILDVWKGLKTVGANFIGTTHMTLSAVASSPDLIKRISQVNDMENNGRWLATNLGVETVAPRMVKKHLGVKTRPYQPEEWGSVVREGCKILNQNHWFPALTLIIGWPDETPDETQYTIDLIQDFKQMNMRGLVAPLLYQDFSEKNSMHFGNLNESQFALFWTCWQHNLRVISDIIPIIIRNKSYGPAMKVFMALLIKFGTWAIMRYLRGLSKGLFDGKPAEDIVAKYVRPRSVTAPMPPKL from the coding sequence ATGACTAATTATCGAGGCAATTTTCTTTATGGATTTATTGCATGTGGTCCTTACGAACTAGTCCCTGAATTTGTTTTCGATAAATTATTTTGTCCGAGTGTTGAGACCGACAAAAATACGGGTGAAATCAAAGTCGCTCAATGTGGTTTACGTAGAATAGAGAGTGCCCTGACCAGAGAATACGAAAAAAATGAAGTATTCTTGGCTCATCCTGAAATGTTGGACAAATGTATTGGTCCTCAAACCAAAGTTGTTGGAATAAATGTAATGGACCCGTTAGGCATGGCTCCAGTAACTACTACAATGTCCCCAGAGAAATTGTCTTATGTAGCAATGAAATTCAAAAAGATGTGTGCATCAATAATCCAGTTAAAGAAAAAGTATGATTTCAAAGTAGTAGTAGGGGGGAATGGTTCTTGGGAACTAGCAAAACCAGAAAGAATGAAAATTCACGGAATAGATACTGTGGTTATAGGTGAGGCCGATGAATTGGCTCTCGATTTATTCCATGATTTAGAAGCCGGAGATGCACCAGAGCTACTGCATACATTCGTTCGAAATATTGAAAACATACCCGTCATTAAGGGACCAACAATTAACTCCTTAATTGAAGCAATGCGAGGTTGCGGACGTGGATGTGATTTTTGCGATGTAAATAAGCGATCCAAAAAGGATATACCGCTCAATAGATTACAAGAGGAGGCTAAAATTAACATTAAATATGGATTCGATTCAATTTGGCTACAATCTGACGAAATGCTGCTTTATGGGTGTGATAACAAGGATTTTATTCCAAATCAGGATGCCATTCTAGATGTTTGGAAAGGATTAAAGACCGTAGGAGCTAATTTTATAGGGACTACTCACATGACTTTATCTGCAGTCGCATCCTCCCCTGACCTTATTAAAAGAATTTCTCAAGTAAATGATATGGAAAATAATGGTCGATGGCTTGCAACAAATTTGGGTGTGGAAACTGTGGCACCACGTATGGTGAAAAAACACCTGGGTGTAAAAACTAGGCCCTATCAACCGGAGGAATGGGGATCAGTAGTAAGAGAAGGCTGCAAAATTCTAAATCAAAATCATTGGTTCCCAGCATTAACGCTTATAATCGGTTGGCCAGACGAGACGCCTGACGAAACTCAATACACCATCGATCTAATACAAGATTTTAAACAGATGAATATGAGAGGACTGGTCGCACCTTTACTATATCAGGATTTCTCTGAAAAGAATTCCATGCACTTTGGAAATCTTAATGAATCTCAATTTGCATTATTTTGGACCTGTTGGCAACATAACCTCAGGGTGATTAGTGATATAATTCCTATAATTATTCGCAACAAATCCTACGGACCAGCTATGAAGGTATTCATGGCCCTTTTGATCAAATTTGGAACATGGGCTATTATGAGGTACCTGCGGGGTTTGTCTAAAGGTTTGTTTGATGGAAAACCAGCCGAAGACATTGTTGCCAAATACGTACGACCGCGCTCAGTAACAGCTCCCATGCCACCAAAACTCTAG
- a CDS encoding NUDIX domain-containing protein produces MTIELSVGGIIRYQSTEFNKDHSEFLLLRNKRGFWGFPQGHKERGENEIQTLQREVQEETGIIDLDIHQYIGKIQYKYFRADGIRSEKEVKFYFATTPVREVVISNEHEGFKWTTYQEALSMLDHRQLKSIILKGRRRGLY; encoded by the coding sequence GTGACGATAGAGCTTTCAGTTGGTGGAATAATAAGATATCAATCAACGGAATTCAATAAAGATCATTCCGAATTTCTCCTTTTGAGAAATAAGCGGGGATTTTGGGGATTCCCCCAAGGTCACAAAGAGAGAGGCGAAAATGAAATCCAAACTTTGCAAAGAGAAGTCCAGGAAGAAACAGGAATTATTGACTTAGATATCCATCAGTATATTGGTAAAATTCAATACAAATACTTTAGAGCAGACGGGATTAGATCTGAGAAGGAAGTAAAATTCTACTTCGCTACAACGCCTGTGAGAGAAGTTGTAATCTCAAATGAACATGAGGGGTTTAAATGGACTACATATCAAGAGGCACTTTCTATGCTTGATCATCGCCAACTAAAATCAATTATTCTAAAAGGAAGACGAAGAGGTCTTTATTAG
- a CDS encoding GNAT family N-acetyltransferase: MTPILEFDPDKLKFIRYDAQNHRLPVLNFAQSSGDDPLGVQDYYLHISAGKFLKNKLIYVLRYEKEWVGFFSIGLTNIRRKSDPNVLGMAEIESNKFTNGLLIDKIGIDQKYRCFGIGRYILHFCIGLAKSIEGDDQIRIIIFETTNSLAEKIYHPKYRFNYVKKEDKLVWAYKPIC; the protein is encoded by the coding sequence ATGACACCGATCTTAGAGTTTGACCCAGATAAGCTAAAATTTATTCGGTATGATGCCCAAAATCATAGACTACCAGTTCTAAATTTTGCACAATCAAGTGGCGATGATCCCTTAGGTGTTCAAGATTACTATTTACATATAAGTGCTGGAAAATTTCTCAAAAATAAATTGATCTACGTCTTAAGATATGAAAAGGAATGGGTTGGTTTCTTTTCAATTGGCTTAACTAACATAAGGAGAAAGAGCGATCCCAATGTCTTAGGGATGGCAGAAATCGAATCTAATAAATTTACTAATGGATTATTGATAGACAAGATAGGGATAGATCAAAAATATCGATGTTTTGGAATTGGTAGATATATTTTGCATTTTTGTATTGGCCTAGCCAAATCAATCGAGGGTGATGACCAAATTAGAATCATTATTTTTGAGACTACAAATTCGTTGGCTGAAAAAATCTACCATCCAAAATATAGATTCAACTATGTGAAAAAAGAGGATAAACTAGTCTGGGCATACAAACCGATATGTTGA
- a CDS encoding peptidylprolyl isomerase — MGDKIKCYHILVKKQSEALMIMEKLKKGEGFANLAKEFSIDKGSGKKGGDLGFFGRGMMVKPFEEAAFKLKKGEITPEPIKTEFGYHIIKRSG; from the coding sequence TTGGGTGATAAGATAAAATGTTATCATATATTGGTAAAGAAACAGAGTGAAGCGTTGATGATAATGGAAAAATTGAAAAAAGGCGAAGGTTTTGCAAATTTGGCTAAAGAATTTTCAATAGACAAGGGGAGTGGAAAGAAAGGTGGTGATTTGGGCTTCTTCGGGAGAGGAATGATGGTAAAACCCTTCGAAGAAGCTGCATTTAAGCTAAAAAAAGGCGAAATTACTCCGGAGCCAATTAAGACGGAGTTTGGTTATCACATAATAAAAAGATCGGGTTGA
- a CDS encoding SDR family oxidoreductase → MEGRKVAIITGSSSGIGLQTSVLLARSGYLTYATMRDLRKSSPLKEIAIKEKIPIEICQLDVTDENSVSNGIQSIIRKAGRVDILVNNAGYGLTGAFEDLSIEEIKLQYETNFFGLIRTSQAVLPIMRAQKSGIIINISSGLGRFGIATNSAYASSKFAVEGLTESMSYELEQFGIRTIIIEPGIIKTNFINSSKLAVKAKDSNSPYRNFMQNSEKGTIKLNESGQDPELVAKIIMKAIEDTNPKLRYLAGKDVEQIMEIKNKLSDEDFHSMLNKMGD, encoded by the coding sequence ATGGAAGGGCGGAAAGTTGCTATTATTACAGGAAGTTCTAGTGGAATCGGGTTACAGACTTCGGTATTACTTGCCAGATCAGGATACTTGACCTATGCGACTATGAGAGATTTAAGAAAAAGTAGTCCCCTGAAGGAAATTGCGATTAAAGAAAAAATACCGATTGAGATTTGCCAACTAGATGTTACTGATGAGAATTCAGTCTCAAATGGTATCCAATCCATAATTAGAAAAGCAGGCAGGGTTGATATACTTGTAAATAACGCTGGATACGGGTTAACTGGGGCATTTGAGGATCTATCTATTGAAGAAATTAAATTGCAGTACGAGACAAATTTTTTTGGATTGATTAGAACTTCTCAAGCTGTATTGCCCATTATGAGAGCTCAAAAATCTGGCATCATTATAAACATAAGTTCGGGTCTTGGGAGATTTGGAATTGCAACAAATTCTGCTTATGCTAGTTCTAAGTTTGCAGTTGAAGGTTTAACTGAATCGATGTCTTATGAGCTAGAACAATTTGGTATTAGAACGATCATTATCGAACCAGGAATAATTAAGACAAATTTCATAAATTCATCTAAACTAGCAGTTAAGGCAAAGGATTCAAACTCACCTTATAGAAATTTTATGCAGAATTCAGAAAAAGGAACGATCAAGTTGAATGAGAGCGGTCAGGACCCAGAATTGGTAGCGAAGATCATAATGAAAGCTATAGAAGATACCAATCCTAAGTTACGATATTTGGCAGGAAAGGATGTCGAACAAATAATGGAAATAAAAAACAAGTTATCAGATGAGGATTTCCACAGTATGCTAAATAAAATGGGAGATTAG
- a CDS encoding S1C family serine protease — MVKDQLLRVFPVEGVGSGVIIDKKGYILTNNHVIEKANKLKVTTSDGNVYDGIVVGTDKHTDLAIIKIDSKDALSSAELGNSDILKIGQIVIAIGNPFGLDGGPSVTAGIISSLTRRLQFENGIMELIQTDASINPGNSGGPLVNTSGEVIGINTAKIPYAQGIGFAVPINVAKMIIADLITNGRVTNRPWIGISAIKINRELANSYRLPSIQGALIAQIQENSPAHKADLRKGDIVESIDGITITDPYQISNHIRKLSIRDKIIIRINRYGKRFDKEILLMPYPTNLT, encoded by the coding sequence ATGGTTAAGGATCAATTATTGAGGGTTTTTCCGGTGGAAGGAGTAGGATCGGGAGTTATCATTGATAAAAAAGGATATATTCTTACAAATAATCATGTCATTGAAAAGGCCAATAAGCTAAAAGTGACTACTTCCGACGGCAATGTGTATGACGGGATTGTTGTTGGGACTGACAAGCATACTGATCTTGCAATAATCAAAATTGACTCAAAAGATGCTCTCTCGTCAGCGGAATTAGGCAATTCAGATATTCTTAAAATAGGTCAAATAGTCATTGCGATTGGAAACCCATTTGGTCTAGATGGTGGGCCATCGGTGACTGCAGGGATCATAAGCTCCTTAACACGGAGATTGCAATTTGAAAATGGAATCATGGAATTGATTCAGACTGATGCATCTATAAACCCAGGTAATTCTGGCGGCCCATTGGTCAATACAAGTGGAGAAGTAATTGGAATAAACACAGCTAAAATACCTTATGCTCAGGGGATTGGATTTGCGGTTCCAATTAATGTAGCAAAAATGATAATAGCTGATTTGATTACAAATGGACGCGTTACTAACAGACCATGGATTGGAATTTCTGCCATCAAAATCAACAGAGAATTGGCAAATTCATATAGGCTACCAAGTATCCAAGGGGCCCTCATAGCTCAAATCCAAGAGAACAGTCCTGCCCATAAAGCAGATTTGCGAAAAGGTGATATTGTTGAATCAATCGATGGAATTACAATAACCGATCCGTATCAAATTTCTAACCATATCCGAAAATTGTCGATCCGAGATAAAATAATAATCAGGATAAATAGATATGGAAAAAGATTTGATAAAGAAATCTTGCTCATGCCATACCCAACTAATCTTACCTAA
- a CDS encoding MFS transporter: protein MNYKWIALSNTTIGTLMASLDRNIVIIALPTIALDLNVSLITLVWITIGYWVVTASALLTFGRLADMFGRVKLYNVGFALFTVGSALCCISQTGEQLIIFRILQGIGAAFIFSNSAAIISDSFPESERGKALGINQISIVIGSVIGLVVGGVLTSYLGWRSIFWVNIPIGIFATVWALSKLRELGQPKRERIDWSGNILMTLAILLLLFGITFGSFQIINIFWTVIFIFFGALFLFIFYLIEKRIMHPMIDLTLFNSKVFTSSNIAIFLNSMARGAFSFVIVFYLQGPSMSLSPLEAGLYLIPVSLALATFAPIAGWMYDKYKSPAFSQLGLLLSAVGFLMLVGIEEQISLVEILLPLVLIGAGMGVFTSPNRTAIMNSVPQNRRGIAAGVSTTLVMSGSAFSIALIFVVFSVTLPVDQTNNIFSGTFDNTLEDTSISKQVILEKFLLSLRYIFLISAFLMIASAIIQYKVK from the coding sequence TTGAACTACAAATGGATAGCCCTCAGTAATACCACCATAGGAACACTGATGGCATCGTTGGATAGGAATATAGTCATTATAGCACTTCCCACTATCGCTTTAGACCTGAATGTGTCTCTAATTACTCTTGTTTGGATCACCATCGGCTATTGGGTAGTAACTGCTTCTGCTCTCTTAACATTTGGTAGATTAGCGGATATGTTTGGGAGGGTTAAATTGTATAATGTTGGCTTCGCGTTATTTACTGTTGGGTCTGCCTTATGTTGTATTTCTCAAACAGGCGAGCAACTCATCATTTTTCGAATATTACAAGGAATTGGCGCTGCTTTCATATTTTCAAACAGTGCCGCCATAATTTCGGATTCTTTTCCAGAATCTGAGCGTGGAAAGGCATTAGGAATTAATCAAATTTCAATTGTGATCGGATCGGTAATCGGACTCGTAGTAGGGGGAGTTTTAACCTCTTATCTGGGATGGAGATCCATCTTTTGGGTAAATATTCCGATAGGAATTTTTGCCACAGTCTGGGCACTCTCAAAACTAAGAGAATTGGGTCAACCAAAACGAGAGAGAATTGATTGGTCAGGCAACATACTTATGACGTTAGCGATATTGTTACTACTCTTTGGAATAACTTTTGGCTCATTCCAAATTATCAATATTTTTTGGACTGTTATTTTTATATTTTTTGGAGCATTGTTTTTGTTCATATTCTACCTAATAGAAAAAAGAATAATGCACCCAATGATAGATCTGACTCTTTTTAATTCAAAGGTTTTTACTAGTAGTAACATCGCAATTTTTCTTAACTCAATGGCAAGAGGGGCATTTTCTTTTGTTATAGTGTTTTATTTACAGGGACCAAGCATGTCCTTGTCACCATTAGAGGCAGGTCTATATCTAATACCTGTTTCGTTGGCTTTAGCAACATTTGCGCCGATAGCTGGATGGATGTACGATAAATATAAATCACCAGCCTTTTCGCAATTAGGTCTTTTACTTTCTGCAGTAGGATTTTTGATGTTGGTGGGTATCGAAGAGCAAATATCTCTAGTAGAGATCTTATTACCACTAGTATTAATAGGGGCTGGTATGGGGGTTTTTACGTCTCCAAACCGAACTGCGATAATGAACTCTGTTCCCCAAAATAGACGTGGTATCGCAGCAGGAGTAAGTACTACTTTGGTTATGTCTGGGAGTGCATTTAGCATTGCGCTAATTTTCGTTGTATTCTCAGTCACGTTACCAGTTGATCAAACAAATAACATCTTTTCAGGTACATTTGACAATACTCTGGAAGATACTAGTATATCCAAACAGGTAATATTAGAAAAATTCTTATTGTCTCTAAGATACATATTCCTCATTTCTGCATTTTTGATGATCGCTTCAGCAATAATTCAGTACAAGGTGAAATGA
- a CDS encoding VOC family protein produces MESNSSNQHNSSRINHVAISVTDLEEAVKWYQEVLGFRLIGGPVEFVTDNSLAGRALKDIYGENLKKMRTSWMLSENHIGLEIIEYLDPKSQRRQDNFEYWKSGITHICITDPNIEGICHKISEQGGKERSGIWEIVPSMGYKIAFCEDPFGNIIEIYSNSYEEIVTYITNTSGQK; encoded by the coding sequence ATGGAATCAAACTCATCTAATCAACACAATTCATCGCGAATAAATCACGTTGCAATTAGCGTTACAGACCTTGAGGAAGCTGTAAAATGGTATCAGGAAGTCCTTGGATTTAGGCTTATCGGAGGCCCAGTGGAATTCGTAACTGATAATTCTCTTGCAGGCAGGGCCCTGAAGGATATTTACGGTGAAAATTTAAAGAAGATGCGCACGAGTTGGATGCTATCAGAAAATCATATTGGATTAGAAATAATTGAATATCTTGATCCTAAATCACAGAGACGTCAGGACAATTTTGAGTACTGGAAATCAGGTATTACTCATATTTGTATTACGGATCCAAATATTGAAGGTATATGTCACAAGATATCAGAACAAGGTGGAAAAGAGAGAAGTGGTATCTGGGAAATCGTTCCAAGCATGGGGTACAAGATAGCGTTTTGCGAGGACCCATTTGGCAATATCATAGAGATTTACAGTAATAGTTATGAGGAAATAGTTACATATATTACGAATACATCAGGTCAGAAATAA
- a CDS encoding right-handed parallel beta-helix repeat-containing protein yields MKKTRLIKFSIIFILFSTVVMQLPLFDLNLASSSTENNSILPQTSQLDPQRNIITSQNTGNSNSNDVPGDEIGNSQERNSELNLEDSQTGDESDKTEESNTTPSIPLNNPQGQSNGQTGLSTELNPACGQIIQGNVKLGSNLICDNDGLMVGGNNTVIDMNGFSLKGPGIDSNKVGIMIGGQNNVTIMGNGIISGFQSGVYISGGTNIYANEINVNNNKVAFYITGAQNAQISNNMVSENTIGVALHSSKDAEVNFNQLSKNRLSGVTLINTANSTLHGNNILNTSNGIFLDTQSSLNKVDFNNVFNNILDINNANNLPININNNYYSNNNCQTSLPSGLCIGR; encoded by the coding sequence ATGAAAAAGACTAGGTTGATAAAATTCTCAATTATTTTTATTCTATTCTCCACAGTTGTAATGCAATTACCACTTTTTGATTTGAATTTAGCTTCAAGCTCTACAGAGAATAACTCTATTTTGCCACAAACCAGTCAACTTGACCCACAGAGAAATATCATTACTAGTCAGAATACAGGTAATTCTAATAGTAATGATGTTCCAGGCGATGAGATTGGCAATTCACAAGAACGAAATAGTGAGTTGAATTTAGAAGACAGTCAAACAGGCGATGAAAGTGACAAAACAGAGGAAAGTAATACGACTCCGTCCATTCCTTTGAATAATCCTCAAGGTCAATCAAATGGTCAAACGGGCTTGTCTACCGAGTTAAATCCTGCTTGTGGTCAGATAATACAGGGTAATGTAAAACTAGGTTCTAACCTTATTTGCGATAATGATGGACTAATGGTAGGTGGAAATAACACGGTTATAGATATGAATGGGTTCTCACTCAAAGGACCAGGTATAGATAGTAATAAAGTTGGCATAATGATAGGAGGGCAAAATAATGTAACTATTATGGGTAATGGAATTATTTCTGGATTTCAATCAGGAGTCTATATTTCTGGAGGAACAAACATTTATGCAAATGAAATTAATGTAAATAATAACAAGGTTGCATTTTATATAACTGGGGCACAAAATGCGCAAATTTCAAATAACATGGTTAGTGAAAACACAATTGGTGTAGCATTGCATTCCTCTAAAGATGCCGAAGTCAATTTTAACCAGTTAAGCAAGAATCGCCTTTCTGGAGTAACATTAATCAATACCGCAAATTCTACACTTCATGGAAATAACATTTTAAATACAAGTAACGGTATATTTCTTGACACTCAAAGTTCTTTAAACAAAGTAGATTTTAATAACGTATTTAACAATATACTAGACATTAACAACGCCAACAATCTGCCTATCAATATAAACAATAATTATTATTCAAATAATAATTGCCAAACTAGCTTACCATCAGGACTCTGTATAGGTAGGTAA
- a CDS encoding coiled-coil protein: protein MVQEQNSGNSAATPSSAASASTTKKDNRTDNTIDSNQKTLLEFKKSLIEEQKTGEGQIERINEKIEQTKKVIDDERVKLEAERLKLKQINEVKDADYAKFTELKTNLIEERKRMKTLDSKASSGGSRSRRDRFNITNLTKALEQIERDIQTKKLSKDEERRLVLKSKEIATRLHALKVIHKKEDTYKSLATKFEDIKGKMNQIFDQKADVGKVIGKIKSNLDELLNKREELYEERRGVIHKVREAGAKIEMVDTQLNAIEFKRNRLQHSSDRQRRYSSERKSKHEIPQDKMRKNRENQELWNSLKEVALKKMSSGEKLTFDEMKLIYAEESD, encoded by the coding sequence GTGGTTCAAGAACAGAATAGTGGAAATTCAGCTGCAACTCCTTCAAGTGCAGCTTCAGCTTCTACGACAAAAAAGGACAATAGAACAGATAATACAATAGATTCGAATCAAAAAACCTTGTTAGAATTCAAAAAATCTCTAATAGAGGAACAAAAAACAGGAGAAGGTCAAATTGAGCGTATAAATGAGAAAATTGAGCAAACAAAGAAAGTCATTGATGATGAACGGGTAAAGTTGGAAGCCGAACGGCTAAAACTTAAGCAGATCAATGAAGTAAAGGATGCAGATTACGCAAAATTTACAGAATTGAAAACCAATTTGATTGAGGAAAGAAAGAGAATGAAGACCTTAGATTCAAAAGCATCAAGTGGTGGATCCAGGTCAAGGCGAGACAGGTTTAATATCACCAATCTAACCAAAGCGTTAGAGCAAATTGAAAGGGATATACAAACTAAGAAGTTATCAAAGGACGAAGAGAGACGCCTTGTTTTAAAGTCTAAAGAAATTGCAACAAGGTTGCACGCACTGAAAGTGATTCACAAGAAGGAAGATACGTACAAATCTTTGGCAACAAAGTTTGAAGACATAAAAGGGAAAATGAATCAAATTTTTGATCAAAAGGCAGATGTAGGTAAAGTAATTGGCAAAATAAAGTCGAATTTAGATGAATTGCTAAACAAAAGAGAAGAACTGTATGAAGAGAGGAGAGGAGTAATACACAAAGTTAGAGAAGCAGGAGCAAAAATTGAAATGGTGGATACTCAACTAAATGCGATAGAGTTTAAGAGGAATAGATTGCAACACTCATCCGATAGGCAGAGAAGATATAGTTCTGAGAGGAAGAGTAAACACGAGATACCACAGGATAAAATGCGCAAGAATAGAGAAAATCAAGAATTATGGAATTCACTAAAAGAAGTCGCCTTAAAGAAAATGTCCAGTGGAGAAAAACTCACTTTTGACGAAATGAAATTGATTTATGCAGAAGAATCTGATTAA
- a CDS encoding glycosyltransferase has protein sequence MAETLNKPSIQILFSSFGEASFYIKGQGYACNIVPPVEFHWGKNGEFSVKNNIGKIPQWLVNLPWQVNRELGYIKKFNPHVVVSDSRLSPLVASNILEIPRILVINQIKLLLTPRLREFRAAKIFETCNAELMGGMWNIADKILIPDLPPPYTISEETINSVKSIKNKMNYIGFATPSIELDQTSILKVREQLKINNTKPVIFVHISGPKDTRLPIITALVEILKNQSSFQIIISEGKANGNIEPKKINENIWYYEWCPYRDEIFSISDILVIRGGHTAISQAIRFGKPFVSIPIDNHGEQLSNADKIERLGIGRKINSKSIDADILINTLSELIYDIRYKKEMDKLAKISNKLNGIENIKNLILSYS, from the coding sequence TTGGCAGAGACCTTAAATAAACCCAGTATTCAAATATTATTCTCATCTTTCGGTGAAGCTTCTTTTTACATAAAAGGTCAAGGTTATGCCTGCAATATTGTTCCCCCCGTAGAATTTCATTGGGGTAAAAACGGAGAATTTTCCGTAAAAAACAATATCGGGAAAATACCACAATGGCTAGTCAACTTACCGTGGCAAGTCAATCGAGAATTGGGGTATATAAAGAAATTTAACCCGCATGTTGTTGTGTCAGACTCTAGACTCTCGCCATTGGTTGCATCAAATATACTCGAGATACCTCGAATATTGGTCATAAATCAAATCAAACTACTACTCACTCCAAGATTAAGAGAATTTAGGGCAGCAAAGATCTTTGAAACATGTAATGCGGAATTGATGGGCGGGATGTGGAATATTGCCGATAAGATATTGATTCCTGATCTTCCTCCACCTTATACAATATCAGAGGAGACCATTAACTCAGTCAAGTCAATAAAGAATAAGATGAACTATATTGGATTTGCAACCCCATCTATTGAATTAGACCAAACAAGCATTCTTAAAGTTAGAGAACAACTTAAAATTAATAATACAAAACCTGTAATTTTTGTTCACATTAGCGGACCTAAAGATACGAGATTACCTATTATTACCGCTCTTGTTGAAATACTAAAAAATCAATCATCGTTTCAAATTATCATTTCTGAAGGAAAAGCTAACGGTAACATAGAACCAAAGAAGATAAATGAGAATATATGGTATTATGAGTGGTGCCCCTATAGAGATGAGATCTTTTCCATTTCAGATATTCTAGTTATCAGGGGTGGGCACACTGCTATCTCTCAAGCGATTCGATTTGGAAAACCATTTGTATCTATACCTATAGACAATCATGGTGAACAATTGTCCAATGCTGATAAAATAGAAAGACTTGGTATTGGTCGAAAAATTAATTCTAAATCTATTGATGCAGACATATTAATCAACACATTAAGTGAGTTAATTTATGATATAAGATATAAGAAAGAAATGGACAAACTTGCCAAAATTAGTAACAAATTAAATGGAATTGAAAATATCAAGAATCTCATCCTCTCCTACTCTTAG
- a CDS encoding type 1 glutamine amidotransferase, producing MVNNFSPFIEDIASILNEFENEFECYDCNQIHAIDTHLDFLQNFDNVVLSGRQKNSNIINKINSRIVKACLILDKPLLGICYGGQILGLTLGCTLKKIQKVKNIIDIDLVEPTPILEGYKSVQMYESHNFCISTLSNEFRLLGSSESCINELFCFNDKPLFGTQFHPEKSGKQGKDLIYNFLKLR from the coding sequence TTGGTTAATAATTTTTCTCCATTTATTGAAGATATAGCTAGCATTCTTAATGAGTTTGAAAACGAGTTTGAGTGTTATGATTGTAATCAAATACATGCCATAGACACTCATTTGGACTTTTTGCAAAATTTTGATAATGTCGTTCTATCAGGAAGACAGAAGAATTCCAACATAATAAACAAGATAAATTCTAGGATAGTAAAAGCATGTTTGATATTGGATAAACCATTACTTGGAATATGCTACGGAGGACAAATCCTAGGTCTTACCCTCGGTTGTACACTAAAGAAAATTCAAAAGGTTAAAAACATTATCGACATTGATTTGGTCGAACCTACTCCTATTTTAGAGGGGTACAAGTCTGTACAGATGTACGAAAGCCACAATTTCTGTATATCCACTCTCTCAAATGAATTTAGGTTGCTGGGTTCTTCTGAATCTTGTATAAATGAATTGTTTTGCTTTAATGATAAACCGCTATTTGGAACTCAATTTCATCCAGAGAAAAGTGGAAAACAAGGTAAAGATTTGATATATAATTTCTTAAAATTAAGGTAG